GCAGATACGGGAATTAATTCAGTCACGTTCCCAGGTGATTATTCAGGGAGATGGTATTGTCAAGCAAGTGCAGTCTATTGCAATTTCACCCTTGTTGCAATTTCAAAGCACTTCTTGCTCCCGTCAGTAGACCGAAAAATTCTGCGACTGTCTTCTTCTAAATGAGACGATCGCCCGATCACCTCCCGCCCGACGATGTGCCTGTGGCAGAAATCCCCGATCTTCTCGAAACACAACAAGGTAATATCTGCACACGAAAAGCTGCTGTTTCCGAACCCAAAGGTCAATCAGCTGCTGCCGCTCCTGAAGAATCCCTCGGAACCGACGCTCGTACTCTCTTTTCAGCTTCAGCATCCTGGGCTGAAGACTTCCACCCCCTAGCTATCTAATTGGTATTTCAGGGCTTGAGACTCAAGCACAGTCAGAAGTTCCGTATGTTGATCGACTAAAGCTTGTATTGTGGTAACTGGATGACGATGAAGGCGATGTTTTTGTTGACGGGGTGCTTCATCCATTGCTAATCTGCGACGTTGAGTGTTGTATTCCGCTACAGGCACTTCCCGAATTTGTGTCAGCAACATTTGTTCACTTTCGGCGAAGAAAAGAACTTGATATTGCCCAAAATCACGTAATTCGGCAGTTGATTTGCGCCCACTAATTCGCCGTTGATTGCGACGCAAAAGGCTAAACATAGCTTCCATTTTCAAGTTATCTGGCGGTAAGCCAGGAATGTCATAGCAGTGCAATAAATCAGTACCGTATTTATGCCATAGTTTTTGTAGCTTTTTCTTCAAGGCAAACTGTGCGGGATTTTGTTGAGGGTCGGGCTGAAATTGCTGTAATAACTCTTCCATTTCGCGCCGAACTTGAAAACTTGTTAAAGGTAATTTTACAGTTTGTGTAACATCGGTCGCGCAATCAATGCGTGGACTGGTTTGTTCAGGATAGTGCAAACATTCTGCAATTCGTTGCAACCAATTGTGTGTTTCTTCTAAGTCGGAGGCTAATGAACGATTGCTACTTAAGGCTTGGTCAATCCATACTGACAAGAGAGACAAATAATCTGTATCAAGTTCTCGACATGGTAAACTACGTAGTATCTGTCCAATAGTTTCTAATTGCTGGTAGCCGCTTAAACCGCCCCAGCGAAAAGGTTTGCGACTGGTGCGATTGACACAATCCCGAACCGCAGCCCGAATCTGGGATTCGATTGCCATTAACTCTATGTCTCGTGACAAATAGGGGATTCCTGAAAAAAAGGGAGACTGTCTTGCTGCTGTTCGGAGCCTGGGTGTTGGGCTCTTTCTGAGTACTCAGGGACTTTTGGCAGATCATCTAAATCTGCTTTTAATTGCTGTCTGAGCTTTGTGTCTAATGGCAGCACCACTTCACTTAAATTACTGAGAAAGTGGGCTTGACAACGTTGATGGGGTGCATCTGGCCAACTTGAATTCATTGCCGCAATGATTGATTTTTCCCCATCTGACAATGTTGCTAGCACTTTATACGGTAACTCTTTATATGGTTGCAGCCACTCAATTAACCTTTGTGCCTGTGCCTGTGGTAACTGAATTCCACTTACTGGTGTACCGCTTAATACCTCGTACAATACATACAGTAAGGTTCCGTGGCCTTCGGGCTGTAAGGCATCTATTGCCCAAATCAAGCCACCATGATGGACTGCTGTGGCAGCTAATTTCTCCTGTGTATGTGCAATCGTTCCACCCAATAGTGCCAGAAATTGACGGTATAGCTTACCTACATTGCTTTCGTTAATTTCAACACCACGCTGGTTTAATAAGCGCCGAATTTCTGCCAACTGTTGATGCTCATTTTCATGTTGCCAACCAATAAATGCCAGCACGTCTAGCCCATAAGTACTGTAAGGCAGACTGTATTTTAACACGCCAGTCGCGTAGTAATGTTTACCAAAATGTGTGCAACTATGATTGGTACATTCTTTACTCTTGCCTGCCACAAATACTGCACCATCCATTGTTTGAATGGTTTTACGCATGTGTCTTGGTCTGCGTAGCGCTAATTCTGCCCCACAATGCACGCACTCAATGAGTGAACATTCTAATACTATTCGTTTGATATTACTGAATTTTCGTTCTGGGCGATGGCGAGGCAACTTTACTATCACTAATTTTTTACTGCTGCTAGGTGCTTTCCTCAGTTTACCTGCTTTGTATACCAATTAGATAGCTAGGGCTTCCACCACTTTAGGAGTTCTGGAGTTGGCGCGAACAGGGGAAGGTGTTTGCCTTTCCAGTTTTTGGGAGGGTACAGCGAGATGGAGATGCCCTCGCCTCGGATTTCGCCACGGTAGTATGAAGTGTACACTGTCATAATCGCACCCGCTCCAAATCATAGTCAGTCACCCGCGCAATAGAATCTCTGGAGGTAAAAACCTCGTCACCTTTTTCAGATATCCCCGGCGACATCCACTCCACACTGTAGAACCAGCAATCGGTAATCAAATGAATCCCCTGGACAATCCTTATGGGTGGCCCATCACCATGAAACCGAAACTCGACCAACTCACCCAAGCGAAACACAGGTTTTTCTTTAGTAACCGGTTGCAAATTTCCTGTACCAATAAGTTCGTGTCTCAAAACAGTAATATTGTCATTACCAGTAGCAATCTCGTATTTCCAACCCTGTTGTGACCATTCCACCCCACAGCAGTAACCGAATGCTTTGACTCTTTTGACGTACACCCGCTCAAGCAAACTTACCAGTAACGGCGGGATTCGTGGGCCCCACGGCGGGGAAATGTACCAGCACTGTTCTAAGTCGTGGACAAGATTAGTCATACTATGTCGGCTCCTTTTAATGTACTTTGTACTGATGCGAATAACTGACTTGCAAAACTGGGAGGGACAGAGTAGCCGATGATTGACCCCGCCGTAGCAGTTTTGTTGGGGAATTCGTACCAACTGGGAAACCCTTGCAAGATTGCAGCCCCTTCAATAGACAAGGATTTGACCGTACCATCCGGCAACCAGATATTAGCGAACTTACTACGGTTGCAGCCTTTGTGGTCGGTGAAATGTGATCGTAAGATAGTGTTACAGGGCAAGTGTGCAGGTTTATACTTTGACTCTGTACGTCCCCCAACTCTCTGTATTAGCAATGGCGTTGGTTCGTTAGCCATCAGAAATTGTTCTACCGCTTGCCGTTGTTTGGGGAGTAGTTGGGAATCGGTCATGGTGGGGATGAGGTGAGCGATCGCCTCATACCACCCTATTTGTTTTCTGTGAGTGGGTATTGCAACGCGAAACCCCCTACTGGCAACCAGAACTAACCGCCGCCGCGCCTGGGGTAGTCTAAATTTGTCCATGTTGACCACGCTGTAATCAACTGAGTACCCCTCTTTTTCCAAAGCTGACAGAATGATACTGAAACTCTGG
This portion of the Nostoc sp. UHCC 0302 genome encodes:
- a CDS encoding DUF1392 family protein; its protein translation is MTNLVHDLEQCWYISPPWGPRIPPLLVSLLERVYVKRVKAFGYCCGVEWSQQGWKYEIATGNDNITVLRHELIGTGNLQPVTKEKPVFRLGELVEFRFHGDGPPIRIVQGIHLITDCWFYSVEWMSPGISEKGDEVFTSRDSIARVTDYDLERVRL